A single genomic interval of Adhaeribacter pallidiroseus harbors:
- a CDS encoding nucleotide pyrophosphohydrolase has product MTLAEAQQTVDDWIKTNGVRYFNELTNLAILTEEVGEVARLIARHYGEQSFKKSDEGQNLGDELADVLFVLICLANQTGVDLTAALAQNLAKKTTRDQNRHHQNQKLK; this is encoded by the coding sequence ATGACCTTAGCCGAAGCACAGCAAACCGTTGATGATTGGATAAAAACCAATGGCGTACGCTATTTTAATGAGCTTACCAATCTGGCCATTTTAACCGAAGAAGTAGGAGAAGTGGCCCGTCTGATTGCCCGCCATTACGGCGAACAATCTTTTAAAAAATCGGACGAAGGACAGAATTTGGGCGACGAATTAGCCGATGTTTTGTTTGTTTTGATTTGTCTGGCTAACCAAACCGGGGTAGATTTAACCGCGGCTTTAGCGCAAAACCTGGCTAAAAAAACCACCCGGGACCAGAACCGCCACCATCAGAATCAAAAATTAAAATAA
- a CDS encoding sensor histidine kinase, translating into MSALLREEGFYDNPYLNGKLAVQTHPRSYSCMKLSTRIFAGFFIISLIFTSITIINFQLSEDVLANSQWVTRSQTVVKASSALQRHIVDMETGMRGFLLTGNEVLLEPYHTAKRQLPAQFKQLELLVKDSPVQKRALQQIKSTHARWVSTFAEALIAQKRNQNLENNTLKNSGLLNLKNADNAVNSRGETMMASMREMFQGLNAIENQISESHRTQLRNSINNTRILSSVITFLTIVIGLGWSIYIARLLSYRINSMVALAEKIASGEYKTQILDTSRDELSQLSASLNVMASKIDQTITELEVKNKELDQFAYVVSHDLKAPLRGIDNASRWVIEDLGTNLPGHIQEYLRMMRLRVQRMDNLINGILTLARIGRKKIAEEKVHVKQLLSEIIEMLEPPAGMKIQVADNLPELITARVYLEQVFVNLISNALKYHHQPEGTILIKYAELLDTHQFTVTDDGPGIAAAYHERIFVIFQTLQERDAVESTGVGLAIVKKIIEQQGGKIILKSNVGQGSSFIFTWPKKEYSGPDFENSYE; encoded by the coding sequence ATGTCAGCCTTATTGCGGGAAGAAGGATTTTATGATAATCCTTATTTAAATGGTAAATTAGCAGTTCAAACGCATCCCCGCAGTTACTCTTGCATGAAATTATCTACCAGGATTTTTGCCGGTTTCTTTATTATTTCCCTCATTTTCACTTCTATTACTATTATCAATTTTCAACTTTCCGAAGATGTTCTTGCAAATAGTCAATGGGTAACCAGGTCGCAAACGGTGGTAAAAGCTTCCTCGGCTTTACAGCGCCATATTGTGGATATGGAAACCGGCATGCGGGGTTTTTTGCTTACCGGCAACGAAGTTTTGTTAGAACCTTACCATACGGCTAAACGCCAATTACCGGCCCAGTTTAAACAATTAGAATTGCTGGTAAAAGATTCGCCGGTGCAAAAAAGAGCTTTACAGCAAATTAAAAGCACGCATGCCCGCTGGGTAAGCACCTTTGCCGAAGCCCTGATTGCCCAAAAACGTAATCAAAACCTAGAAAATAATACATTAAAAAACTCAGGTTTACTTAACCTTAAAAACGCCGATAATGCGGTAAACTCCCGGGGAGAAACCATGATGGCCTCGATGCGCGAAATGTTCCAGGGCCTCAACGCTATTGAAAACCAGATAAGCGAATCGCACCGCACGCAGCTTCGGAACAGCATTAACAATACCCGGATTCTTTCGAGTGTTATTACTTTTTTAACTATTGTAATTGGCTTAGGCTGGTCTATTTACATTGCCCGGCTTCTCTCCTACCGCATTAACTCGATGGTAGCATTAGCCGAAAAAATAGCTTCCGGCGAATACAAAACGCAAATTCTGGATACATCCCGCGATGAATTAAGTCAACTGTCGGCTTCGCTGAATGTAATGGCCAGTAAAATTGATCAAACTATTACGGAGCTGGAAGTAAAAAATAAAGAGTTGGATCAATTTGCCTACGTTGTTTCGCATGATTTAAAAGCGCCTTTACGGGGCATCGATAATGCCTCCCGATGGGTTATTGAAGATTTAGGCACTAATTTACCCGGGCACATCCAAGAATATTTACGCATGATGCGGTTGCGCGTACAACGCATGGATAATTTGATTAATGGTATATTAACTCTGGCCCGGATTGGTAGAAAGAAGATAGCGGAAGAAAAGGTACATGTAAAGCAACTTTTATCTGAAATTATTGAAATGCTGGAACCGCCCGCCGGTATGAAAATTCAGGTGGCCGATAACCTACCGGAATTAATAACGGCCCGCGTGTATTTGGAGCAAGTTTTTGTAAACTTAATCAGCAATGCTTTAAAATACCATCACCAACCAGAAGGAACAATACTCATTAAATACGCCGAACTACTGGACACGCACCAATTTACCGTTACGGACGATGGCCCGGGCATTGCTGCTGCTTACCACGAGCGCATTTTTGTAATTTTTCAAACTTTACAGGAACGAGACGCCGTAGAAAGCACCGGTGTGGGCTTAGCTATTGTTAAAAAGATTATTGAACAGCAAGGCGGCAAAATAATTTTAAAATCTAATGTAGGCCAAGGTTCTTCTTTTATTTTTACCTGGCCTAAAAAAGAATATTCTGGCCCGGATTTTGAAAATAGCTATGAATAA
- the gcvT gene encoding glycine cleavage system aminomethyltransferase GcvT, protein MMDELKKVALNSVHVALGAKMVPFAGYNMPVRYTSDLDEHHTVRQHVGIFDVSHMGEFMVRGPRALDLIQQVTTNDAAKLTDGKVQYSCFPNEQGGIVDDLLVYRFSAEAYMLVVNASNIEKDWNWINQFNHNGAELENISEQMSLFAVQGPKAAAALQTLTAVNLANMGYYTFVVDQFAGVPDVIISATGYTGAGGFELYLPNEHAPEVWQKILAAGASFNMKPIGLGARDTLRLEMGYCLYGNDINDATSPLEGGLGWITKLSKDFTNASFLREQKEKGINKKLVGFEMQEQGIPRAHYEITNEQGEPIGEVTSGTQSPTLGKGIGLGYVPLAFSQPGQELFIKVRSKLLRAKIVKLPFVK, encoded by the coding sequence ATTATGGATGAATTAAAAAAAGTTGCTTTAAACAGTGTACACGTAGCTTTAGGCGCAAAAATGGTACCTTTTGCCGGATACAACATGCCGGTCCGGTACACTTCTGACCTGGACGAACACCATACCGTGCGGCAGCACGTAGGTATTTTTGATGTGTCGCACATGGGCGAGTTTATGGTGCGGGGGCCGCGGGCTTTAGACCTTATCCAGCAGGTTACTACCAACGATGCTGCCAAATTAACCGATGGCAAAGTGCAGTATTCTTGTTTCCCGAACGAGCAAGGCGGTATTGTGGATGATTTACTGGTTTACCGGTTTAGCGCAGAAGCGTACATGTTGGTGGTAAATGCTTCTAACATCGAAAAAGACTGGAACTGGATTAACCAGTTTAATCACAACGGGGCGGAATTAGAAAACATTTCGGAGCAGATGTCGTTGTTTGCGGTGCAAGGCCCGAAAGCGGCGGCCGCGCTACAAACGCTTACCGCGGTAAACCTAGCCAATATGGGGTATTATACCTTTGTGGTGGATCAGTTTGCCGGAGTTCCTGATGTTATTATTTCGGCTACTGGCTACACGGGCGCGGGTGGCTTTGAACTATACCTGCCCAATGAACACGCGCCGGAAGTATGGCAAAAAATTTTAGCGGCCGGCGCATCTTTTAACATGAAACCCATCGGCCTGGGTGCCCGCGACACGTTGCGTTTAGAAATGGGTTATTGTTTGTACGGCAACGATATCAACGACGCTACCTCGCCGCTGGAAGGCGGTTTAGGTTGGATTACCAAATTATCCAAAGATTTTACCAATGCCTCTTTCCTGCGCGAGCAAAAAGAAAAAGGAATCAATAAAAAGCTGGTAGGTTTTGAAATGCAGGAGCAAGGCATTCCGCGGGCGCATTACGAAATTACCAACGAACAAGGCGAGCCCATCGGTGAAGTTACTTCCGGTACCCAATCGCCTACTTTGGGCAAAGGAATTGGATTAGGCTACGTTCCGCTGGCTTTTAGCCAACCAGGGCAAGAACTGTTTATAAAAGTCCGGAGTAAATTGCTGCGGGCAAAAATTGTAAAGCTACCTTTTGTAAAATAA
- the corA gene encoding magnesium/cobalt transporter CorA, with protein MKVFRSLTKSKALQENTFDKKVGQRPGYLYVPDNAHQPRMFLISFDEDQIQEKEYQDYDQLLHYFKTNPQQQHWIDIRGYGNIALLEKIMADFTIHPLQMEDVISDYQRPKMDTEGKNLFFISRMIMFLPDHCLDDDQISIFTGVNYIITFQSDYEDCLDVLRNRIRSGKGIIRQRPVQYMAYAIMDVTIDNYFPVLSAVGEYLEELEDALFDHPTKKQLNSILNMKRELLKVRRIAWSERDKLNEILRSDNNTIPDEIKIYFKDVYDHVVQVLDIVDNYRELMGNLTELYLSNVSNRMNEIMKVLTIISSIFIPLSFVAGVYGMNFSRENPDGTINYLNMPELYHPYGYVILLAVMFLILIGQLYFFYRKGWLRSF; from the coding sequence ATGAAAGTTTTTCGCTCTTTAACTAAATCCAAAGCTTTACAGGAAAATACCTTTGATAAAAAAGTGGGCCAACGGCCTGGTTATTTGTACGTACCCGACAATGCGCATCAACCGCGCATGTTTCTGATTTCTTTCGACGAAGATCAAATCCAGGAAAAAGAATATCAAGACTACGACCAATTGCTGCACTACTTTAAAACAAACCCGCAGCAACAACACTGGATTGATATCCGAGGTTACGGCAATATTGCTTTATTGGAAAAAATAATGGCCGATTTTACGATTCACCCTTTGCAGATGGAAGATGTGATCAGCGATTATCAACGGCCCAAAATGGATACGGAAGGGAAAAACCTGTTTTTTATTTCCCGGATGATCATGTTTTTGCCCGACCATTGTCTCGATGATGACCAGATTTCCATTTTTACGGGAGTAAATTACATTATTACTTTCCAGAGCGATTACGAGGATTGCCTGGATGTTTTACGTAACCGCATCCGCTCCGGCAAGGGAATTATTCGTCAGCGGCCGGTGCAATATATGGCGTACGCCATTATGGATGTTACCATCGATAATTATTTCCCGGTGCTATCTGCGGTGGGCGAGTACTTGGAAGAACTGGAAGATGCCCTGTTTGATCATCCCACTAAAAAGCAGCTGAACAGTATCTTAAACATGAAAAGGGAATTATTAAAGGTGCGGCGCATTGCCTGGTCGGAACGGGATAAACTTAACGAAATATTGCGCAGCGACAACAATACCATTCCGGACGAAATAAAAATTTACTTTAAAGATGTATACGACCACGTGGTGCAGGTATTAGACATTGTCGATAATTACCGGGAATTAATGGGGAACTTAACCGAGCTCTACCTCTCGAATGTAAGCAACCGCATGAACGAAATCATGAAAGTGCTGACTATTATTTCGAGTATCTTTATTCCGTTGAGTTTTGTGGCAGGCGTGTACGGCATGAACTTTTCGCGGGAAAATCCGGATGGCACCATTAATTATTTAAATATGCCAGAGTTATACCATCCTTACGGATACGTAATTTTACTAGCCGTCATGTTTTTGATCTTAATTGGCCAGTTGTACTTCTTCTACCGGAAAGGGTGGCTGCGATCTTTTTAA
- a CDS encoding ribonuclease HII: MLEAGLDEVGRGCLAGPVVAAAVILPPDYAHPVLTDSKLLTKKQREKLRDEICQAALAWAVAEVPPRIIDQINISKASFLAMHQAVAQLLVLPEFLIVDGNQFTSYPEMAHACIVKGDQKYYSIAAASVLAKTYRDDLMVKLSKQFPAYGWDQNVGYPTMRHRQAIQQVGITPYHRLSFKLLPDVPQA; the protein is encoded by the coding sequence ATGCTGGAAGCGGGTTTGGATGAGGTGGGGCGAGGTTGTCTGGCTGGTCCGGTAGTAGCCGCTGCCGTTATTTTACCGCCTGATTATGCGCACCCGGTATTAACCGATTCGAAGTTACTGACTAAAAAACAACGGGAGAAACTCCGGGATGAAATTTGCCAGGCTGCCTTGGCCTGGGCCGTTGCCGAAGTACCACCGCGTATTATCGACCAAATAAATATTTCCAAAGCTTCTTTTTTAGCCATGCACCAAGCCGTAGCCCAATTACTTGTATTGCCGGAGTTTTTGATTGTAGATGGCAACCAATTTACGTCTTATCCGGAAATGGCGCACGCCTGCATTGTTAAAGGCGATCAAAAATATTATTCAATAGCGGCAGCTTCGGTTTTGGCGAAAACGTACCGCGATGATTTAATGGTAAAACTAAGCAAGCAGTTTCCGGCTTATGGATGGGACCAAAACGTGGGTTATCCTACCATGCGCCATCGGCAAGCGATTCAGCAAGTAGGCATTACCCCGTACCATCGCTTATCTTTTAAACTATTACCCGATGTGCCGCAAGCTTAA
- a CDS encoding 2-phosphosulfolactate phosphatase, whose product MPLLDVCFTPELIHLYALKGRVVVVVDILRATSTMVTGLAHGLEKIIPVSTLAECQQLAKHGYLTAAERDGKKADGFDLGNSPFSYMEDLVKGKTLAMTTTNGTHAIRLSEAADQVVAGAFLNVSSVAAYLTTQQKDVLVVCAGWKGKFNLEDTLFAGALAHKLQGNFEFENDATLAAAHLYAAAQNDLMEYLSKASHVQRLQNLHIIKDIAFCLQQDVYEVVPVLEGNYLVPYIPETIKNWV is encoded by the coding sequence ATGCCTTTACTGGATGTTTGTTTTACGCCCGAATTGATTCACTTATACGCCTTAAAAGGCCGGGTAGTAGTGGTGGTGGATATCTTACGGGCTACCTCTACGATGGTAACTGGTTTAGCACACGGTCTCGAAAAAATAATTCCGGTAAGCACTTTAGCCGAATGCCAGCAACTAGCAAAACACGGGTATTTAACCGCCGCCGAGCGCGATGGAAAAAAAGCCGATGGTTTTGATTTAGGGAATTCGCCGTTCAGCTACATGGAAGATCTGGTAAAAGGCAAAACCCTCGCCATGACTACTACCAACGGTACGCACGCCATCCGCTTATCCGAAGCCGCCGATCAAGTAGTGGCAGGAGCCTTTTTAAACGTAAGCAGCGTAGCCGCTTACCTCACGACGCAACAAAAAGATGTATTAGTAGTTTGTGCCGGCTGGAAAGGAAAGTTTAACTTAGAAGATACCTTGTTTGCCGGCGCTTTAGCCCATAAACTACAAGGTAATTTTGAATTTGAAAACGATGCCACTTTGGCCGCAGCTCATCTGTACGCTGCCGCGCAAAACGATTTAATGGAATATTTAAGTAAAGCCTCGCACGTTCAACGTTTGCAAAATTTGCACATCATTAAAGATATTGCTTTTTGTCTGCAACAAGATGTGTACGAAGTAGTACCGGTGCTGGAAGGAAATTACCTGGTACCGTATATTCCCGAAACTATCAAGAACTGGGTTTAA
- a CDS encoding sodium:solute symporter family transporter, with the protein MLLFTLFLQAPALPVASTLGTANPVSMVMFFLFVAITMYITYWAAKKTKTGSEFYAAGRNISGFQNGLALAGDYMSAASFLGIAGMVATKGYDGLIYSIGFLVGWPLIMFLIAEPLRNLGKYTFADVVAYRLQQRPIRIVSSVGSLLTIAFYLIAQMVGAGGLIKTLFGLQYELAVVVVGTVMTGYVLFGGMLATTWVQIIKAVLLLSGATVLVILSLATFNFSPASLFQAVSEKYGEAMLSPGGFITNPFDALSLGLALMLGTAGLPHILMRFYTVPDAKAARKSVFVATGFIGYFYILTFFIGFSAMVLVGKPVIESIDKGGNMAALLLAEQTGGTAFLGFIAAVAFATILAVVAGLTLSGASSISHDLYVHVFKKGVSHEQGEMKVAKRATIALGILSIVLGLVFKGQNVAFMVGLAFSIAASANFPALLMSIIWRRFTTQGAVWSIATGAFLSIVLIILSPTIWVDLLHYPEAIFPLKNPALVSMSAAFLVGILVSLLKPEIAAAEKFESEKLRTYLGIGAE; encoded by the coding sequence ATGCTGCTTTTTACTTTGTTCCTGCAAGCGCCCGCCCTGCCGGTTGCCTCCACTTTGGGTACCGCCAATCCGGTTTCTATGGTTATGTTTTTTTTGTTTGTGGCTATTACCATGTATATCACCTATTGGGCCGCTAAAAAAACTAAAACCGGTTCGGAGTTTTATGCCGCTGGTCGAAATATTTCGGGTTTTCAAAATGGACTGGCTTTGGCCGGCGATTACATGAGTGCCGCTTCTTTTTTGGGTATTGCGGGCATGGTGGCCACCAAGGGTTACGATGGATTAATTTACTCAATTGGTTTTTTAGTGGGCTGGCCGTTAATTATGTTCTTAATCGCGGAACCGCTGCGTAACTTAGGTAAATACACGTTTGCCGATGTGGTAGCTTACCGCCTACAACAACGCCCCATCCGCATTGTGTCGTCGGTAGGGTCGCTGCTTACCATTGCTTTTTACTTGATTGCGCAAATGGTGGGCGCGGGCGGCTTAATAAAAACGCTGTTTGGTTTACAGTACGAACTAGCTGTGGTAGTAGTAGGCACCGTTATGACCGGCTACGTGCTGTTTGGCGGCATGCTGGCCACCACCTGGGTGCAAATTATCAAAGCGGTATTGTTACTGAGCGGCGCTACGGTTTTGGTTATTTTGTCCTTAGCCACTTTTAATTTTAGCCCGGCTTCTTTGTTTCAGGCGGTGTCGGAAAAGTACGGCGAAGCCATGCTTTCGCCAGGCGGATTTATTACCAATCCTTTCGATGCCTTATCGTTGGGATTAGCTTTAATGTTGGGTACCGCGGGTTTACCGCACATACTTATGCGCTTTTACACGGTACCCGATGCCAAAGCCGCCCGCAAATCCGTTTTTGTAGCCACGGGTTTTATCGGTTATTTCTATATTCTTACTTTTTTTATTGGTTTTTCGGCTATGGTATTGGTGGGTAAACCGGTTATAGAAAGTATTGACAAAGGTGGCAATATGGCGGCGCTTTTACTCGCGGAACAAACCGGCGGAACCGCTTTTTTAGGTTTTATAGCGGCGGTGGCTTTTGCTACTATTCTGGCGGTAGTAGCGGGCTTAACGCTTTCGGGTGCCAGCAGCATTTCGCACGACTTGTACGTGCACGTTTTTAAAAAAGGCGTATCTCACGAACAAGGCGAGATGAAAGTAGCGAAACGGGCCACTATTGCTTTAGGTATTCTTTCGATTGTGCTGGGCTTGGTATTTAAAGGACAAAATGTAGCGTTTATGGTGGGCTTGGCTTTCTCCATTGCGGCCAGTGCTAATTTCCCAGCCTTATTAATGTCCATTATCTGGAGGAGATTTACTACGCAGGGCGCTGTTTGGAGCATTGCAACGGGTGCTTTTCTTTCTATAGTGTTAATTATTCTCAGCCCCACCATTTGGGTTGATCTATTGCATTACCCCGAAGCAATCTTTCCACTGAAGAATCCGGCTTTAGTATCTATGTCGGCCGCGTTTTTAGTCGGAATACTGGTTTCCCTGTTAAAACCCGAAATTGCCGCCGCCGAAAAATTTGAATCAGAAAAATTACGCACGTATTTAGGAATTGGCGCGGAGTAA
- the dtd gene encoding D-aminoacyl-tRNA deacylase → MRLVIQRVSQADVQIDNKIVGQIDVGLLLLAGITATDSEEDIHWISKKVVQMRIFSDEAGKMNKNVVDIKGSILLISQFTLMASTKKGNRPSFIEAAPPHLAIPLYEQLIKQLELDLGQKIQTGMFGADMQVSLTNDGPVTIILDSFSR, encoded by the coding sequence ATGCGGTTAGTAATTCAGCGGGTGAGCCAGGCCGACGTACAGATTGACAACAAAATAGTTGGGCAAATTGATGTTGGTTTGTTATTACTAGCTGGTATTACGGCCACCGATTCCGAAGAAGATATTCATTGGATTAGTAAGAAAGTGGTACAAATGCGCATTTTTAGCGATGAGGCCGGCAAAATGAATAAAAATGTGGTAGATATTAAAGGCAGCATTTTATTGATTAGTCAGTTTACGTTGATGGCCAGCACCAAAAAAGGCAACCGGCCTTCTTTCATCGAAGCCGCTCCACCCCACTTGGCCATACCTTTATACGAACAACTGATTAAGCAACTAGAATTAGACTTAGGCCAAAAGATACAAACCGGAATGTTTGGCGCCGATATGCAAGTTTCCTTAACCAATGACGGTCCGGTAACCATTATCCTGGATTCATTTAGTCGGTAG
- a CDS encoding sugar 3,4-ketoisomerase, producing MLEPRIWEPEPVLFAADFAGDKNRGYLVSTQQAANLPFTIRRVFWSFGMREDLNKGEHAHRLDQKILVALQGQVVIQTETTQIRQFNLDSPFQALYVPALCWIKLRYSPASILLAFSSTDYAEADYIRNYAEFKQLRQLRNL from the coding sequence ATGTTGGAACCACGTATTTGGGAGCCGGAGCCGGTTTTGTTTGCCGCTGATTTTGCAGGAGATAAAAACCGCGGCTATCTCGTTTCTACGCAGCAAGCAGCAAATTTGCCGTTTACCATTCGCCGGGTATTCTGGTCTTTTGGCATGCGCGAAGATTTAAATAAAGGAGAGCACGCGCACCGGCTGGATCAAAAAATATTGGTGGCCTTACAAGGTCAGGTAGTTATACAAACCGAAACTACGCAAATCAGACAGTTTAACCTGGATTCTCCTTTTCAGGCATTGTACGTACCCGCCCTGTGTTGGATTAAACTCCGGTATTCGCCCGCTAGTATTTTGTTGGCCTTTTCGTCCACGGATTATGCCGAAGCCGATTATATTCGAAATTACGCGGAATTTAAACAGTTGCGGCAGTTACGTAATCTATAA
- a CDS encoding DUF485 domain-containing protein, giving the protein MPPTHTHATAVIESPEFKRLVKKRWSVSIILTVTILVIYIGFLLVVAFDKNLLAVKLGNFIPWALPVGFAIIVAAWLLTGIYVYWANNSYDPEVQALKNKINAN; this is encoded by the coding sequence ATGCCCCCTACCCACACCCACGCTACAGCCGTTATAGAAAGCCCGGAGTTTAAGCGCTTAGTAAAAAAACGCTGGTCGGTTTCAATTATATTAACAGTTACCATACTGGTTATTTATATTGGTTTCTTATTAGTAGTGGCTTTTGACAAAAATTTGCTTGCGGTCAAGTTAGGTAATTTTATCCCCTGGGCGCTGCCTGTCGGGTTCGCGATTATTGTGGCGGCCTGGCTTTTAACGGGTATTTATGTGTACTGGGCCAATAACTCCTACGACCCGGAAGTACAAGCTTTAAAAAATAAAATAAACGCCAACTAA
- a CDS encoding response regulator has product MNKTLPQILLVEDDYMDIINVERELRKLSINLPLLIARNGQEALTLLKNTDSLPSVVMLDINMPRMNGLEFLTEIRKDRELEHLNVFITTTSMEDSDYSEAADLNVSGYIEKPLSFDTFGDRSSSRIDTFSLFLELLKLKN; this is encoded by the coding sequence ATGAATAAAACGTTACCCCAGATTTTGTTAGTAGAAGATGATTACATGGATATCATCAACGTGGAGCGTGAACTTCGTAAGCTCAGTATCAATTTACCTTTACTGATTGCCCGCAACGGCCAGGAAGCTTTAACTTTATTAAAAAACACAGATTCTTTACCCAGTGTGGTAATGTTGGACATTAATATGCCCAGAATGAACGGACTGGAATTTCTTACGGAAATCCGGAAAGATAGAGAACTGGAGCATTTAAATGTATTTATTACAACTACCTCTATGGAAGATTCTGACTATTCGGAAGCAGCAGATTTAAATGTAAGTGGCTATATCGAGAAACCGTTATCCTTCGATACCTTCGGTGACCGTTCTAGTTCCCGGATTGATACCTTTAGTTTGTTCCTGGAATTATTAAAATTAAAAAATTAA
- a CDS encoding DegT/DnrJ/EryC1/StrS family aminotransferase — protein MYVPFLSFTWQNALIRTAVQEKSHLFFNSENYILGPEVTAFEQAYAAFNNTSHCVGVGNGLEALIISLEVLGVKPHDEVIVPANTYIATWLAVSQVGAVPVPVEPEEFTSNLDPNQIVAALTVKTKAILPVHLYGLPCNMTAIQAIADQHGLFIVEDNAQAHGARWQGQITGSFGHVNATSFYPTKNLGALGDGGAITTNQAAYARQARMRRNYGSETKNYNDIIGRNSRLDELQAAYLNVKLPFLNTWNAERRKIAAYYLTHLQQVPQITLPPTLPEAEPVFHLFVIHTPQRQKLQQFLKKQRIETAVHYPVPPHLQKAYAFLNYQTGAFPITEKLAQTCLSLPVWPGMSEEMLQYVCEKIKQFFNEE, from the coding sequence ATGTATGTCCCGTTTTTATCCTTTACCTGGCAGAACGCCCTTATCCGGACCGCTGTTCAGGAGAAGAGCCATTTATTTTTTAATTCTGAAAACTACATCTTAGGTCCGGAAGTTACCGCCTTTGAACAAGCGTACGCGGCTTTTAACAACACGTCGCATTGTGTGGGTGTTGGTAATGGCCTGGAGGCGCTCATTATTAGTTTAGAAGTACTGGGAGTTAAACCCCACGATGAAGTAATTGTACCCGCTAATACGTACATAGCCACTTGGCTTGCCGTTTCCCAGGTGGGCGCCGTCCCCGTACCAGTGGAGCCCGAAGAATTTACCAGTAACCTGGACCCGAACCAAATTGTTGCCGCTCTTACTGTAAAAACCAAAGCCATTCTGCCGGTCCATCTATATGGGCTCCCCTGCAACATGACGGCCATTCAGGCTATTGCCGACCAACACGGTTTGTTTATAGTGGAAGATAATGCGCAGGCCCACGGAGCCCGGTGGCAAGGGCAAATAACCGGTAGCTTTGGCCACGTAAATGCTACCAGTTTTTATCCGACTAAAAATTTGGGAGCTTTAGGCGATGGCGGCGCCATTACTACTAACCAGGCGGCGTATGCCCGGCAAGCCCGAATGCGGCGCAATTACGGCTCCGAAACGAAAAACTACAACGACATCATTGGCCGGAACTCGCGCTTAGATGAACTACAAGCCGCTTATCTGAACGTAAAATTACCTTTTTTAAATACCTGGAATGCCGAACGTCGTAAAATTGCGGCTTACTACCTCACCCATTTACAGCAAGTTCCCCAAATTACCTTACCTCCTACGTTGCCCGAAGCAGAACCGGTATTTCATTTATTTGTTATTCATACCCCACAACGCCAAAAATTACAGCAATTTTTAAAAAAACAGCGGATTGAAACGGCCGTGCATTACCCTGTTCCGCCGCATTTGCAAAAAGCTTACGCTTTTTTAAATTATCAAACCGGCGCTTTTCCGATAACCGAAAAATTAGCCCAGACTTGTTTGAGTTTACCGGTTTGGCCAGGAATGTCAGAAGAAATGCTCCAATATGTTTGTGAAAAAATAAAACAGTTTTTTAATGAGGAGTAA
- a CDS encoding IMPACT family protein: MSQYQTIAAPSTAVYKEKNSKFLAFAYPVYSEAEIKEILNNLKKAYFDARHFCYAYRLEADGRIYRANDDGEPSHTAGDPILGQLKSADLTFVLVVVVRYFGGIKLGVSGLIQAYRTAAQAVIAAATFIQKTEQCQLTLHFAYEQLSLVMNLIKNAPYVVVKQDFSQYCSLCLKLPKTQETILRAQLQKIEHVEIV, from the coding sequence ATGAGTCAGTACCAAACCATTGCGGCGCCCAGCACGGCGGTTTACAAAGAAAAAAACAGTAAGTTTTTAGCTTTTGCCTACCCGGTATATTCCGAAGCCGAGATCAAAGAAATTTTAAATAATTTAAAAAAAGCGTATTTCGATGCCCGACATTTTTGCTACGCGTACCGTTTAGAAGCGGATGGCCGGATTTACCGCGCCAACGACGACGGCGAACCTAGCCATACCGCCGGTGACCCCATCTTGGGTCAACTGAAATCGGCCGACCTCACTTTTGTTTTAGTGGTAGTAGTCCGGTATTTCGGCGGCATTAAATTAGGGGTGAGTGGTTTAATTCAGGCGTATAGAACAGCCGCCCAGGCAGTTATTGCCGCCGCTACGTTTATACAAAAAACAGAACAGTGCCAGCTAACCTTGCACTTTGCTTACGAACAATTAAGCTTGGTGATGAACCTGATAAAAAATGCGCCATACGTGGTAGTAAAGCAGGATTTCTCCCAATATTGTTCGCTTTGCCTTAAACTGCCCAAAACGCAGGAAACCATCCTCCGGGCCCAATTGCAAAAAATTGAGCACGTAGAAATTGTTTAA